In Solanum pennellii chromosome 3, SPENNV200, a single window of DNA contains:
- the LOC107014883 gene encoding pentatricopeptide repeat-containing protein At3g49240, mitochondrial, whose protein sequence is MALSKHTFFTHHLRTLAKPHYLRRPQPPPSFISLRLLSFATPEEAAAERRKRKRRLRIEPPLSSLRQQHQPRPTTPQNPSSTNNPNAPKIPETVSVLSGNRLNLHNRILKLIRENDLDEAALYTRHSVYSNCRPTIFTCNAVMAAQLRQSRYSDLLSLHRFITQAGIGANIVTHNLLLTAFMDCRKTDMAMEHYKQLINNAPFNPSPTTYRILIKGLVDNNKIDRAMELKEEMLSKGFSADPIVYSYLMSGQAKVSNPDAVFELYEDLKEKLGGSVSDGVIYGSLMKGYFLRGMEQEAMECYEETVGENSKIKMSAVAFNYILDALSKNGKFDEALKLFDRMLNEHDPPKRLTVNLGSYNVMVDGYCALGRFKDAINVFNSMGEKRCRPDTLSYNNLIEQLCKNDLLGEAEELYKDMGEKGVSPDEFTFVLLMDTCFKESRPDDAAVYFKTMVESKLRPNLGVYDRLVDGLVKVGKVDEAKSFFDLMMGKLRMNDDSYKFMMNALFDIGQHDEVLKIVDRMLREDPADFSDELQEFVREALAKEGRDEELTKLIDDIEREKKEAADREAEAAEKAKASARAAVSSLINSPKLFGNKQPEEQSTIAGEAASINDNDKQEEVSVQETAAEASSSGEGAEAESLVAAEARSDGAL, encoded by the coding sequence ATGGCTCTCTCCAAGCACACCTTTTTCACCCATCACCTCAGAACCTTAGCTAAACCCCATTATCTCCGCCGCCCTCAACCACCACCTTCCTTCATTTCCCTCCGTCTCCTTTCATTTGCCACTCCTGAAGAAGCTGCCGCTGAACGCCGTAAACGCAAACGCCGACTCCGTATTGAACCCCCTTTATCATCCCTCCGTCAGCAACATCAACCTCGTCCCACTACACCTCAAAACCCTAGCTCCACTAATAACCCGAATGCACCGAAGATCCCCGAAACTGTTTCTGTACTATCCGGTAATAGACTTAATCTGCATAATCGGATTCTTAAACTCATTCGTGAGAATGATTTGGATGAAGCTGCTTTGTACACGCGGCACTCTGTTTACTCTAATTGCCGCCCTACTATCTTTACTTGCAACGCTGTAATGGCTGCGCAACTCCGGCAGTCCAGATATTCTGATCTACTTTCTCTTCACCGGTTTATCACGCAGGCTGGTATTGGGGCTAATATTGTCACACATAATTTGCTCCTCACGGCTTTTATGGATTGCCGGAAAACTGATATGGCTATGGAACATTACAAGCAGCTCATCAATAATGCACCATTTAACCCTTCCCCGACTACGTATCGGATACTTATTAAAGGGCTTGTTGATAACAACAAGATTGATAGGGCGATGGAGTTGAAGGAGGaaatgttgtccaaggggtTTAGTGCTGATCCGATTGTGTATAGTTATTTGATGTCTGGACAAGCTAAGGTTTCGAACCCAGATGCAGTTTTCGAGCTTTATGAAGATTTAAAGGAGAAATTGGGAGGAAGTGTTTCGGATGGAGTGATTTATGGGAGCTTAATGAAAGGTTATTTCTTGAGGGGAATGGAGCAGGAGGCTATGGAGTGTTATGAGGAAACTGTGGGTGAGAATTCTAAGATTAAGATGAGTGCTGTGGCATTCAACTATATTCTAGATGCTTTAAGCAAGAACGGAAAGTTCGATGAGGCATTAAAGCTATTTGACAGGATGCTGAATGAGCACGATCCTCCAAAAAGATTGACCGTGAATTTGGGTAGCTATAATGTAATGGTGGATGGTTATTGTGCATTGGGAAGGTTCAAAGACGCAATCAATGTTTTTAACAGCATGGGAGAGAAGAGGTGTAGACCAGACACATTATCTTACAATAATCTGATTGAGCAGTTGTGCAAAAATGACTTGTTGGGTGAGGCTGAGGAGCTCTATAAGGATATGGGCGAAAAAGGGGTCAGCCCTGATGAGTTCACGTTTGTTTTGTTGATGGATACTTGCTTTAAAGAAAGTAGGCCTGATGACGCTGCTGTGTATTTTAAGACCATGGTGGAGTCTAAATTGAGGCCTAATCTTGGGGTTTATGATAGGTTGgttgatggtttggtcaaaGTTGGTAAAGTTGATGaagcaaaatcattttttgatcTGATGATGGGAAAGCTCAGGATGAATGATGATAGCTACAAGTTTATGATGAATGCATTGTTTGATATTGGGCAGCATGATGAGGTGCTTAAGATTGTGGATAGAATGTTGAGGGAGGATCCAGCTGATTTCTCTGATGAGTTGCAAGAGTTTGTTCGAGAAGCCTTGGCGAAGGAAGGTAGAGATGAGGAGTTGACCAAGCTTATCGATGATATCGAAAGGGAGAAGAAAGAAGCTGCTGACAGGGAGGCTGAAGCAGCTGAAAAAGCAAAGGCCAGTGCAAGAGCTGCTGTTTCCTCTTTGATAAATAGTCCTAAATTGTTTGGAAATAAGCAGCCTGAAGAGCAGTCAACAATTGCTGGTGAGGCTGCCAGCATCAACGACAATGACAAACAAGAGGAGGTGAGTGTTCAAGAAACTGCTGCGGAAGCTAGTTCCTCTGGTGAGGGTGCAGAAGCTGAGAGCCTCGTTGCTGCAGAAGCTAGAAGTGATGGTGCACTTTGA
- the LOC107015135 gene encoding 40S ribosomal protein S12-like isoform X1, with product MSGEDVAVAVAEAPAPALGEPMDIMTALQLVLRKSKAHGGLSRGLHEGAKVIEKHAAQLCVLAEDCDQPDYVKLVKALCADHNVSLITVPNAKTLGEWAGLCKIDSEGKARKVVGCGCVVVKDFGEETEGLHIVQEYVKSH from the exons ATGTCAGG AGAGgatgttgctgttgctgttgccGAGGCTCCTGCTCCAGCACTTGGAGAGCCCATGGACATCATGACTGCTTTGCAGCTGGTGCTGAGGAAGTCTAAGGCTCATGGAGGCCTCTCTCGGGGACTACATGAAGGTGCAAAGGTGATTGAGAAGCATGCTGCACAGCTTTGTGTGTTAGCAGAGGACTGTGACCAGCCAGATTATGTCAAATTGGTCAAAGCACTCTGTGCAGATCACAATGTCAGTTTGATTACGGTCCCGAATGCAAAAACTCTTGGCGAATGGGCTGGT TTGTGTAAGATTGATTCTGAAGGGAAAGCAAGGAAGGTGGTCGGCTGTGGCTGTGTTGTTGTGAAG GATTTCGGAGAAGAGACTGAGGGTCTGCATATTGTCCAAGAGTACGTGAAGTCCCATTAA
- the LOC107015134 gene encoding mediator of RNA polymerase II transcription subunit 22a-like: protein MNKGANVGGGGPTAAAAAAAAQKQKSLLQRVDADIGNIVDNYGFIVNAARVNDPPVRNSQEAFMMEMRASRMVHAADSLLKLVSELKQTAMFSGFASLNDHVEQRTEEFTEQAEKTECMLSRIGEEAAASLKELESHYYSSAERTSSLPSYSQETMP, encoded by the exons ATGAATAAAGGAGCAAATGTTGGAGGCGGCGGACCAACTGCTGCCGCGGCCGCCGCCGCAGCTCAAAAGCAGAAGAGCTTACTGCAGAGGGTGGATGCTGATATTGGGAATATTGTTGACAATTATGGCTTCATTGTTAACGCTGCACGG GTCAATGATCCACCAGTCCGAAATTCGCAAGAAGCATTTATGATGGAGATGCGTGCATCTAGGAtg GTCCACGCAGCTGATTCACTGCTTAAGTTGGTGTCGGAGTTGAAACAAACAGCCATGTTTTCAGGATTTGCATCTCTAAACGATCATGTGGAGCAGAGAACAGAAGAATTTACCGAACAGGCTGAGAAAACAGAATGCATGTTATCTAGAATTGGAGAGGAGGCAGCTGCTAGCCTTAAGGAGCTTGAGTCACATTATTATTCTTCTGCAGAAAGAACCAGTAGTCTGCCTTCTTACAGCCAAGAAACAATGCCCTAA
- the LOC107012292 gene encoding E3 ubiquitin-protein ligase SINAT3-like, with the protein MEMENIECVSTTDGIEDEEIQLSHNQFSSAKAHNILFPGLAPTSVHELLECPVCTNSMYPPIHQCHNGHTLCSTCKTRVHNRCPTCRQELGDIRCLALEKVAESLELPCKYFSLGCPEIFPYYSKLKHEALCNFRPYNCPYAGSECSVTGDIPYLVSHLRDDHKVDMHTGCTFNHRYVKSNPREVENATWMLTVFHCFGQYFCLHFEAFQLGMAPVYMAFLRFMGDESEARNYSYSLEVGGNGRKLIWEGTPRSVRDSHRKVRDSHDGLIIQRNMALFFSGGDRKELKLRVTGRIWKEQQNPEGGVCIPNLCS; encoded by the exons ATGGAAATGGAGAACATTGAGTGTGTTTCAACAACTGATGGGATTGAAGATGAAGAGATCCAGTTATCTCATAATCAATTTTCTTCTGCAAAAgctcataatattctttttCCCGGACTTGCCCCTACTAGTGTACATGAATTGCTTGAATGCCCCGTTTGCACCAATTCTATGTATCCACCAATTCATCag TGTCACAATGGGCACACACTTTGTTCTACCTGCAAAACAAGGGTGCACAATCGATGTCCTACATGTAGACAAGAGCTTGGTGATATAAGGTGCTTAGCTCTGGAGAAGGTTGCAGAGTCACTTGAACTGCCttgcaaatatttttctttgggATGCCCAGAAATATTCCCATATTACAGTAAGCTCAAGCATGAGGCACTGTGCAATTTTAGACCATACAATTGCCCATACGCTGGATCAGAATGTTCAGTGACTGGTGACATCCCTTATTTGGTTTCACATTTAAGAGATGATCACAAAGTGGATATGCACACGGGATGCACATTCAACCATCGTTACGTGAAATCAAATCCTCGAGAAGTAGAAAATGCCACATGGATGCTGACG GTCTTCCATTGTTTTGGACAGTATTTCTGTCTCCACTTTGAGGCCTTCCAGCTTGGTATGGCCCCTGTTTATATGGCATTTCTACGATTTATGGGTGATGAATCTGAGGCACGCAATTACAGTTATAGTCTCGAAGTAGGAGGAAATGGTAGAAAGCTCATATGGGAGGGAACACCAAGAAGTGTTCGAGATAGCCACCGCAAGGTCAGGGACAGTCATGATGGTCTAATAATCCAACGTAACATGGCACTTTTCTTTTCTGGAGGGGATCGAAAGGAGCTAAAACTTCGAGTCACTGGAAGGATATGGAAAGAACAGCAAAATCCAGAAGGTGGAGTGTGCATACCAAATCTGTGTAGCTAA
- the LOC107015135 gene encoding 40S ribosomal protein S12-like isoform X2: MDIMTALQLVLRKSKAHGGLSRGLHEGAKVIEKHAAQLCVLAEDCDQPDYVKLVKALCADHNVSLITVPNAKTLGEWAGLCKIDSEGKARKVVGCGCVVVKDFGEETEGLHIVQEYVKSH, from the exons ATGGACATCATGACTGCTTTGCAGCTGGTGCTGAGGAAGTCTAAGGCTCATGGAGGCCTCTCTCGGGGACTACATGAAGGTGCAAAGGTGATTGAGAAGCATGCTGCACAGCTTTGTGTGTTAGCAGAGGACTGTGACCAGCCAGATTATGTCAAATTGGTCAAAGCACTCTGTGCAGATCACAATGTCAGTTTGATTACGGTCCCGAATGCAAAAACTCTTGGCGAATGGGCTGGT TTGTGTAAGATTGATTCTGAAGGGAAAGCAAGGAAGGTGGTCGGCTGTGGCTGTGTTGTTGTGAAG GATTTCGGAGAAGAGACTGAGGGTCTGCATATTGTCCAAGAGTACGTGAAGTCCCATTAA